In the Xanthobacteraceae bacterium genome, GGGTTCATGTTGCCCGTGCTGCTCCTGCTCTACCCCGACCCGAGCAAACTGCAGCCCCTTCCCTTTGTGCTGCTGCTCGCGTCCGTAGCCGCAATCACGATCGGCGTCGGCCTGCCGCTATCCATGAAGATTTCCGCATGGCTCTGCGCAAGCGAAGAGGTGAAAACGCAACTCGTTGCCTCGTCCGAAACGGAAAAACTTGGCAAACGTGTTTCGTGGCAACTGCTGCGCATGACGCTGATCATGTGCGGCCTGCTGATCCCCGGCGTCCTGCTCTGGATTGCGCTTGATATTCAGGGCGGTCCGCTCTTGACCGCGATCAAGGCCATCCTTGCATTGATTTTCATAGGATCGACCGCGCTGGTCGCGCTGCGCCGCTAGGAGCGGCGAAGCGCCCCAGGCAACTTGTTCGGTTCCCCGGCGTTGATTGTCGGGGCGGCCATTCGCGGAGGATTCCCTTGGCAAATCTGAAACTCGGCAACGGCGCATGGGTCGTGGTCTGCGACGGCGCGAAGGCGCTCATTCTCGAAAACAATGGCGACCCGCAATATCCCGACCTGCGCATCCGCGATGTTTTTGAACAGGACAATCCCTCGACCGCCGAACAAGGCACCGACCGTCCCGGCCGCTCCCATTCGTCGGTCGGGCCGGGTCGCAGCGCGGTCGGCCAGACCGACTGGCACGATCAGGCCGAAGCTAAATTCCTGAAAGACCTCGCCGGGAAAATCCATCTCGCCGTTCACGGCGGCGAAACGAAAGAACTGGTCATCGTCGCGCCGCCTCGCGCGCTCGGCATGATCCGCGAGCACTACACGCCCGCGATCAAACAGGCGCTGCAAAAAGAGATCGACAAGGACCTCGTCAAAATCCCCGCCGACCAGATCGAGAAGCACCTGGTACACTAACCGATGAAATCGGTTTTTCGTCTGCTGGCATGTCTGGCGTTATGTTTCGCCATCGCCGCGCTCGGTGCGCTCGCGACCACGCCGAAGATTCCCGGTTGGTACACGGGCCTGACGAAGCCC is a window encoding:
- a CDS encoding host attachment protein produces the protein MANLKLGNGAWVVVCDGAKALILENNGDPQYPDLRIRDVFEQDNPSTAEQGTDRPGRSHSSVGPGRSAVGQTDWHDQAEAKFLKDLAGKIHLAVHGGETKELVIVAPPRALGMIREHYTPAIKQALQKEIDKDLVKIPADQIEKHLVH